The following proteins are co-located in the Prionailurus viverrinus isolate Anna chromosome A1, UM_Priviv_1.0, whole genome shotgun sequence genome:
- the PRLR gene encoding prolactin receptor yields MKESVASTIFVLLLFLNTRLLNGQSPPGKPEILKCRSPEKETFTCWWKPGEDGGLPTNYTLTYHKEGETLTHECPDYTTSGPNSCYFNKKHTSIWTMYIITINATNQMGSTSSDPRYVDVTYIVEPDPPVNLTLELKQPEDKKPYLWMKWFPPTLVDVRSGWLTLQYEIRLKPEKATEWETHFAGQQTQFKILSLYPGQKYLVQVRCKPDHGFWSEWSPESSIQIPNDVTMKDTIVWIFVAVLSAVICLIMVVAVALKGHSMVTCILPPVPGPKIKGFDTHLLEKGKSEELLSALGCQDFPPTSDCEDLLVEFLEVDDSEDQQLMPALSKEHPGQDRKPTPLDPDSDSGRGSCDSPSLLSKKCEEARANPSTFNTPEGIEKPENPQTNATRTWDPQSTSLEGKIPSFPANGSKSSTWPLPQPPSHPSPRSSYHNIADVCKLAMGPAGALATLLDKTDTHALRSSKNVETGGEKVAVEQRAVESFHSKTDQGTAWLLTLEKTSLISVKPLDYVEIHKVNKDGALSLLPKQKENGNQTDKPSTPETSKEYAKVSRVMDNNILVLVQDPQAQNLASFEEPAKGAPPPLQLNQAEEDLASFTSAPSNCGLQQGGLDYLDPTCVMHSFQ; encoded by the exons ATGAAGGAAAGTGTGGCATCCACAATTTTCGTTTTGCTACTTTTTCTCAACACCAGACTCCTGAATG GACAATCGCCTCCTGGAAAACCTGAGATCCTTAAATGTCGTTCTCCTGAAAAGGAGACATTCACCTGCTGGTGGAAGCCTGGGGAAGATGGAGGTCTCCCTACCAATTACACACTGACTTACCACAAGGAAGG AGAGACACTCACACATGAATGTCCAGACTACACAACCAGTGGCCCCAATTCCTGTTACTTCAACAAGAAGCACACCTCCATCTGGACAATGTACATCATCACAATAAATGCCACAAACCAGATGGGAAGCACTTCCTCGGATCCACGTTATGTGGACGTGACTTACATAG TTGAACCAGACCCTCCTGTGAACCTGACTTTGGAATTAAAACAGCCAGAAGACAAAAAACCATATCTGTGGATGAAATGGTTCCCACCCACCCTGGTTGATGTAAGATCTGGTTGGCTCACACTCCAGTACGAAATTCGATTAAAACCCGAGAAAGCCACTGAGTGGGAG ACTCATTTTGCTGGGCAGCAGACTCAGTTTAAGATTCTCAGCTTATATCCAGGACAGAAATACCTTGTCCAGGTTCGCTGCAAGCCAGACCATGGATTTTGGAGTGAGTGGAGCCCAGAGAGCTCCATTCAGATACCTAATG ATGTCACCATGAAAGATACCATTGTGTGGATCTTTGTGGCTGTTCTTTCTGCTGTCATCTGTCTGATTATGGTCGTGGCAGTGGCTTTGAAAGGCCACAG CATGGTGACCTGCATCCTTCCACCAGTTCCTGGgccaaaaataaaaggatttgatACTCATCTGCTGGAG AAGGGCAAGTCTGAAGAACTGCTGAGTGCCCTGGGGTGCCAAGACTTCCCTCCCACTTCTGACTGTGAGGACTTACTGGTGGAGTTTTTAGAAGTGGATGACAGTGAGGACCAGCAGCTGATGCCAGCCCTTTCAAAAGAACACCCGGGTCAAGATAGGAAGCCCACACCCCTGGACCCAGACAGTGACTCTGGCCGGGGCAGTTGCGACAGCCCTTCCCTTTTGTCTAAAAAGTGTGAGGAAGCCCGGGCAAATCCCTCCACATTTAACACTCCTGAGGGCATTGAGAAGCCAGAGAATCCCCAGACAAATGCTACCCGCACCTGGGACCCCCAGAGCACAAGCTTGGAAGGCAAAATCCCTTCTTTCCCTGCCAATGGATCCAAATCTTCAACATGGCCTTTACCACAGCCCCCCAGCCATCCCAGCCCCAGATCTTCTTACCACAACATTGCTGATGTGTGCAAGCTGGCCATGGGCCCAGCAGGTGCATTGGCCACTTTGTTGGACAAAACAGACACACATGCTTTAAGATCTTCAAAAAATGTTGAGACTGGAGGGGAGAAAGTGGCAGTTGAGCAGAGGGCAGTGGAAAGCTTCCATTCCAAGACTGACCAAGGCACAGCATGGCTGTTGACCCTGgagaaaacctctttgatctctgTGAAACCCTTGGATTATGTGGAGATTCACAAAGTTAACAAAGATGGAGCACTATCATTGCtcccaaaacagaaagagaacgGCAACCAGACAGACAAGCCCAGCACTCCTGAAACCAGTAAGGAGTATGCCAAGGTGTCCAGGGTGATGGATAACAACATCCTGGTGTTAGTGCAGGATCCGCAAGCCCAAAACCTGGCTTCATTTGAAGAACCAGCCAAGGGGGCTCCACCGCCCCTTCAATTGAATCAAGCTGAAGAAGACCTGGCCTCCTTCACGTCGGCACCAAGCAACTGTGGACTCCAGCAGGGTGGGTTGGATTACCTGGATCCCACATGTGTTATGCACTCCTTTCAGTGA